In one Butyrivibrio proteoclasticus B316 genomic region, the following are encoded:
- a CDS encoding RluA family pseudouridine synthase → MENSYRELRYTYITNSPDDTVTAGEIMRDIMKLSSREISRCKKFEDGVMCRRPDEINRIVPVRLIDSLFPGDELIVRVYEDNDNAGDIVPADGPLDIAYEDEDLIIVNKPGEMVVHPSYAHYKDSLSNYLLGYFIRSGQRHVIRTVGRLDRETSGLVIFAKNRHAAALMAQQIKTNDDKENAQDSLGDEPDNMSRRKEYLALCSGVFDKTHDTIDAPIRRRPDERMIREVHPEGKRAVTHYEVVHQYDDYALVRLRLDTGRTHQIRVHMAYIGHPLLGDNFYGKEIPDDHGMTRAALHAGYIEFMQPITGEKIVINARMPEDMQKLTS, encoded by the coding sequence ATGGAAAATAGCTACAGAGAACTAAGATATACATATATTACCAATTCTCCGGACGATACCGTAACTGCCGGCGAGATCATGCGCGATATCATGAAACTTTCAAGTCGTGAGATTTCCAGGTGCAAGAAGTTTGAAGACGGTGTAATGTGCAGAAGACCTGATGAGATCAATAGGATTGTACCCGTCAGGCTGATAGATTCTCTTTTTCCGGGTGATGAGCTGATAGTCAGAGTCTATGAGGATAATGACAATGCAGGTGATATAGTACCTGCTGATGGGCCCCTTGATATTGCTTATGAAGACGAAGATCTTATTATTGTTAATAAGCCAGGCGAGATGGTTGTACATCCCTCATATGCTCATTACAAGGATTCTCTTAGCAACTATCTCTTGGGATATTTTATCAGAAGCGGTCAGAGGCATGTGATCAGAACTGTGGGAAGACTTGATCGTGAGACTTCAGGGCTTGTTATATTTGCCAAAAACCGTCATGCTGCAGCTCTTATGGCTCAGCAGATAAAGACAAATGACGATAAAGAAAATGCACAGGACAGCCTCGGTGATGAACCGGATAATATGTCAAGGCGCAAGGAATATCTTGCTCTTTGCAGCGGAGTCTTTGACAAGACTCATGACACTATAGATGCTCCTATCAGACGCAGACCTGATGAGCGTATGATCAGAGAAGTTCACCCTGAGGGGAAAAGAGCTGTAACTCATTATGAAGTTGTTCATCAGTATGATGACTATGCTCTTGTCAGATTAAGGCTTGATACAGGCAGAACCCATCAGATTCGTGTACATATGGCATACATTGGTCATCCACTTCTGGGTGATAATTTCTATGGAAAAGAAATCCCTGATGATCATGGAATGACAAGGGCTGCGCTTCACGCAGGATATATAGAATTTATGCAGCCTATAACCGGAGAAAAAATAGTGATAAATGCCAGGATGCCCGAGGATATGCAAAAGCTTACAAGCTAA
- a CDS encoding amidohydrolase family protein: protein MTYFTFFFLDNEKDIVVNLYKDLDKLFYVLATPNHHSGNLISNLARTCNLPLSQDENGKFVIKGEVPCYINADCEEIYLFKLGDIEVATIYPDGRVKTKALVPAIAKTLMSQTKDYQLDLSKTLFRTYIPKELKFRADLHTHMNGNLPADVLIALGIYHQIRYPLYYVKKLELELTNAQWEKVNAQREKVARQFVTSELKGKYLDRKINDNTFINFADLILNNLDNAELNIVKIRGSLGIIRDGQAVFTNLEKVYLYRYVFAKGKESEEKIPLHNVSQIPDKDVHKALVQMLKDKENPDYANNTIFQDKLLWIARNYKKQGVEYAEISDTTLVKKYESIEMLRQVHEVMPKIYMETGVMIRFLAAMRRIPLTIIKDAVTPENYLEQNLEVLKATSLDPYVAGCDFVGEEINDIIVLKPVFKELAKIAARDPSFVIRVHAGENDSLRDNIAHSIKCVKDSLAKGQTMPRMRLGHGLYTYSLKSQKGREVLRQLKENNVVLEFQITSNVRLNNLNSLDKHPLKEYLRHGIKCVEGTDGAALYGTTSLDEQLSLEKLLNLSEEELRLMKETESSIIEKSRQAYSDKKAAFARLLKGRDMESVLLEKMQKVKISSTGKKSDLRLDANTELKEQISEITWDRFPIILMGGSFNTENRATRMTDAAIRQLDSFLEYLNPEEVCFVIGHKLGGYEKYLIDHNTRNFRIYAVVPALMNEKEIEKLQKAGVIIRVSTEAEGMGIYKSFNYEIFERRPSMVVAFDGNSAGVNLIQEARNGKGKSAIFVWSHCKVLRQKAQSLHGYVYLFDEENTLIDVIKKVQKNLESLKETASEKI, encoded by the coding sequence ATGACCTACTTTACTTTTTTCTTTTTGGATAATGAAAAAGATATAGTTGTAAATCTGTACAAAGACCTGGATAAGCTCTTTTACGTACTTGCAACGCCCAATCATCATTCGGGCAATCTTATCAGTAATCTTGCAAGAACCTGCAACCTTCCGCTTTCTCAGGATGAAAACGGCAAGTTTGTGATAAAGGGAGAGGTTCCCTGTTATATAAATGCCGATTGCGAAGAGATATATCTTTTTAAACTGGGCGATATTGAGGTCGCAACCATATATCCTGATGGAAGAGTCAAGACTAAGGCTCTTGTCCCTGCTATTGCCAAGACCCTTATGAGTCAGACCAAGGACTATCAGCTTGATCTGTCCAAGACGCTTTTTAGGACCTATATTCCGAAAGAGCTCAAGTTCAGGGCAGACCTTCACACTCATATGAATGGCAATCTCCCTGCCGATGTTCTGATTGCACTGGGAATATATCATCAGATCAGATATCCTCTTTATTACGTCAAGAAACTGGAACTGGAACTTACAAATGCCCAGTGGGAGAAGGTCAATGCCCAGAGGGAAAAGGTTGCCAGACAGTTTGTTACATCAGAATTAAAGGGTAAGTATCTCGATAGAAAGATCAATGATAATACCTTCATAAATTTTGCTGACCTGATACTCAATAACCTTGATAATGCGGAACTTAATATAGTCAAGATCCGCGGCTCTCTGGGAATCATAAGAGATGGTCAGGCTGTTTTTACAAACCTGGAGAAAGTCTATCTGTACCGCTATGTCTTTGCCAAGGGAAAAGAGAGTGAAGAAAAAATACCGCTGCACAATGTATCCCAGATACCGGATAAAGATGTTCACAAAGCTCTTGTACAGATGCTCAAGGATAAAGAAAATCCTGACTATGCAAACAATACTATTTTTCAGGATAAGCTTCTGTGGATTGCAAGAAATTACAAGAAACAGGGCGTTGAATACGCAGAAATAAGTGATACAACGCTTGTTAAAAAATATGAGTCCATTGAGATGTTAAGGCAGGTTCATGAAGTGATGCCCAAGATATACATGGAAACCGGCGTTATGATCAGATTCCTTGCGGCAATGAGAAGAATTCCCCTTACCATAATCAAGGACGCGGTAACACCGGAAAACTATCTTGAGCAGAATCTTGAGGTATTAAAGGCCACATCACTGGACCCATACGTTGCGGGCTGCGACTTTGTAGGTGAAGAGATAAATGACATCATTGTACTTAAGCCTGTTTTCAAGGAACTTGCCAAGATAGCAGCCAGGGACCCTTCCTTTGTGATACGTGTTCATGCCGGAGAAAATGACAGTCTTAGAGACAACATAGCCCATTCGATCAAATGCGTCAAAGACTCACTTGCAAAAGGTCAGACTATGCCCAGGATGAGGCTAGGACACGGCCTCTACACGTATTCTCTTAAGTCCCAGAAGGGAAGAGAAGTACTAAGACAGTTAAAAGAAAACAATGTGGTCCTGGAGTTCCAGATAACAAGTAACGTCAGGCTTAATAACCTGAATTCTCTCGATAAGCATCCTTTGAAGGAATACTTAAGGCACGGAATTAAATGCGTTGAGGGAACAGATGGCGCTGCACTTTACGGAACCACATCCCTTGATGAGCAGCTATCACTTGAAAAGCTCCTTAATTTGTCTGAGGAAGAGCTGCGCCTTATGAAGGAGACAGAGAGCTCAATCATAGAAAAGAGCAGACAGGCTTATTCTGATAAAAAGGCTGCTTTTGCAAGGCTCCTTAAGGGGAGAGATATGGAAAGCGTTCTCCTTGAAAAGATGCAGAAGGTCAAGATTTCATCTACCGGTAAAAAGAGTGATCTAAGACTAGATGCCAATACAGAATTAAAAGAACAGATCTCAGAGATTACCTGGGATCGTTTCCCGATTATTCTCATGGGTGGAAGCTTTAACACGGAAAACAGAGCAACCAGAATGACGGATGCCGCAATCAGGCAGCTCGACAGTTTCCTTGAATATTTAAATCCTGAAGAAGTATGCTTTGTAATAGGCCATAAGCTTGGAGGCTATGAGAAATATCTGATAGATCATAATACCAGGAATTTCAGGATATATGCAGTTGTTCCTGCTCTTATGAATGAAAAAGAGATAGAGAAGTTACAAAAAGCCGGCGTGATAATAAGAGTTTCAACTGAAGCGGAAGGAATGGGCATTTATAAGAGTTTTAACTATGAAATCTTTGAAAGACGTCCGTCAATGGTTGTTGCTTTTGATGGAAACAGTGCCGGAGTTAACCTTATTCAGGAAGCAAGAAACGGTAAGGGAAAATCAGCTATTTTTGTTTGGAGCCATTGTAAGGTTTTGAGGCAGAAAGCTCAGTCTCTTCACGGATATGTTTATCTTTTTGATGAGGAGAATACGCTTATTGACGTGATAAAAAAGGTTCAGAAAAACCTGGAATCTTTAAAAGAAACAGCTTCTGAAAAGATATAA